A stretch of the Clostridium botulinum genome encodes the following:
- a CDS encoding SufB/SufD family protein, whose protein sequence is MQESIQEKILNKIDDTTDLYKGAHNIRSNGESVSRNTTRNITVKSKEDKSGLDVIVNDNTKNESVHVPVIVSNVNAKDKVYNTFKVGKNCEINIVAGCGIHNCTAQKTEHEGIHDIYIGKGSHVKYIEKHYAESDGKSQKIFNTKTIVEVQEDATFEMDVVQIKGVDNSKKELNIKLHKNAHLIITERMFTDEEQVADSKVNIELIGEDSSAQIVSRSVAKDSSRQTFYFMMKGDNKSRGHIECDSIIMDKARVTSIPALDANCEDAELIHEAAIGKIASEQLMKLMSLGLTEKEAENTILKGFLK, encoded by the coding sequence ATGCAAGAATCAATACAAGAAAAAATATTAAATAAAATAGATGATACTACTGATTTATATAAAGGGGCTCATAATATCAGAAGCAATGGTGAGTCTGTAAGTAGAAATACTACAAGAAATATAACTGTAAAGAGCAAAGAAGATAAATCTGGATTAGATGTAATTGTAAATGATAATACTAAGAATGAAAGCGTTCACGTACCGGTTATAGTTTCTAATGTAAATGCTAAAGACAAAGTATATAATACTTTTAAAGTAGGAAAAAACTGTGAAATAAATATAGTTGCTGGATGTGGAATTCATAACTGTACGGCTCAAAAAACAGAACATGAGGGAATTCATGATATATATATAGGAAAAGGGTCTCATGTTAAATATATTGAGAAACACTATGCTGAAAGTGATGGCAAATCTCAAAAGATATTTAATACTAAAACAATAGTTGAAGTTCAAGAAGATGCTACATTTGAAATGGATGTAGTTCAAATAAAAGGTGTAGATAATAGTAAAAAAGAATTAAACATAAAATTACACAAAAATGCACATTTAATTATAACAGAGAGAATGTTTACTGATGAAGAACAAGTTGCTGATTCAAAAGTTAATATAGAACTTATTGGAGAAGATTCTTCAGCTCAAATAGTATCTCGTTCTGTTGCAAAAGATAGTTCAAGACAAACATTCTATTTTATGATGAAGGGCGATAATAAGTCTAGAGGACATATTGAATGTGATTCTATAATAATGGACAAAGCTAGAGTTACATCAATACCGGCCCTTGATGCCAACTGTGAGGATGCAGAATTAATTCATGAAGCTGCAATTGGAAAGATAGCCTCAGAACAGTTAATGAAACTTATGTCTTTAGGACTTACAGAAAAAGAAGCTGAAAATACTATATTAAAAGGATTCTTAAAATAA
- a CDS encoding SoxR reducing system RseC family protein, whose product MTEVGYITSVNGRYASVNFKRKSGCGDNCATCKSACKASAITTDIENTVGGKVGDKVKVEMEQKTFDKMVFLVYIFPLIMMICGIGIGTVIFSSAGYKNHEMLSFLLGIVTLAISYVILHYFNKKNAKKNNYSLKIIEVIEEKPNK is encoded by the coding sequence ATGACAGAAGTAGGATACATAACTTCTGTAAATGGTAGATATGCTTCAGTGAATTTTAAGAGAAAGTCTGGATGTGGAGATAATTGTGCTACTTGTAAATCAGCATGTAAGGCATCCGCTATAACCACTGACATAGAAAATACTGTAGGAGGAAAAGTTGGAGATAAAGTAAAGGTGGAAATGGAACAGAAAACCTTTGATAAAATGGTATTTTTAGTTTATATTTTTCCACTTATTATGATGATATGTGGTATTGGAATAGGTACTGTTATATTTTCTTCAGCAGGATATAAGAATCACGAAATGTTAAGCTTTTTATTAGGAATAGTTACACTTGCTATATCATATGTTATTCTACATTACTTCAATAAGAAGAATGCTAAAAAAAATAATTATTCTTTAAAAATTATAGAAGTAATTGAGGAAAAACCTAATAAATAA
- a CDS encoding ketoacyl-ACP synthase III, whose protein sequence is MFTNVHMIGVGSYHPKKVVENKHFIEHFKEFNLHHKAEMLMNKLGRKKLTLAKHNENGITMSVSAGKDALKKANLSVEDIDMIISASDTPEYLTPCCALIIRNKLGAKNAKTVFDVNCDCIGMLHAIDIASKYLKTDKNYKRVLVVGSLLISPFAREDDIIVYSTIGDGAAAMILEAREEEEERGFLGSRAFTDDSYNETIRFPACGLSNIPNENINGYERKMCWKPFSVDFLSKNWTKLITNLLKEHALKPEDVEHYFMSQFSKEEVITTMNNLNVKHDRAIFVGDKYGYTGPTSPVMALDDKLKESSFKKGDLCVFCSVAGGYSMSALLYRW, encoded by the coding sequence GTGTTTACTAATGTACATATGATAGGAGTTGGAAGTTACCATCCTAAAAAAGTAGTTGAAAATAAGCATTTTATAGAACACTTTAAAGAATTTAATTTACATCATAAAGCTGAAATGCTTATGAATAAATTAGGAAGAAAAAAATTAACATTAGCAAAGCATAATGAAAATGGAATAACAATGTCTGTTTCAGCAGGAAAAGATGCTTTAAAAAAGGCAAATCTGTCTGTAGAAGATATAGATATGATTATATCAGCTAGTGATACACCAGAATATTTAACACCATGTTGTGCACTTATAATTAGAAATAAGTTAGGTGCTAAAAATGCTAAAACAGTATTTGATGTGAATTGTGATTGTATAGGAATGTTACATGCTATAGATATAGCTAGTAAATATTTAAAAACGGATAAAAATTATAAACGAGTCCTTGTAGTTGGGTCATTATTAATTAGTCCTTTTGCTCGTGAAGATGACATAATAGTATACTCTACTATTGGAGATGGTGCTGCAGCTATGATACTTGAAGCAAGGGAAGAAGAGGAAGAACGTGGATTTTTAGGTTCTAGAGCATTTACCGACGATAGCTATAATGAAACAATAAGATTTCCAGCATGTGGATTATCAAATATACCTAATGAAAATATAAATGGATATGAAAGAAAGATGTGTTGGAAGCCATTTTCAGTAGATTTTCTTTCTAAAAATTGGACAAAACTTATAACAAATTTATTAAAAGAGCATGCTCTAAAACCGGAAGATGTAGAACATTATTTTATGTCACAATTCTCAAAAGAAGAAGTAATAACTACCATGAATAATTTAAATGTTAAACATGATAGAGCAATTTTTGTAGGAGATAAATATGGATATACTGGACCTACGAGTCCTGTAATGGCATTGGATGATAAACTAAAGGAAAGCTCATTTAAAAAAGGAGATTTATGTGTATTTTGTTCTGTAGCTGGAGGATATAGTATGTCTGCATTACTTTATAGATGGTAA
- a CDS encoding MutS-related protein, which produces MLITKRIKSYFNKRNLKFIQSAYGKPIKRKRNLDKIKSFFNYIHNASDGIDDITWADLNMDDMFCQMDRTFSNPGEQVLYKILRTPTTDESLLKKRDTIIDFFQNNKNIRENISLSLHKLGKTNAYIDTILFKEIIKHPYLKSISYICSISFALSLIMCSIIGFLKTSLVILLLSFFNMYIHYKLDRIIKEEVLSVVYFGNAISTSANICTLNCPELQDYANKLIPLIKKLNTIRKNTLIINRLDSVDLFGDYINILFLIKEISYFKSIDTIIKYKKELLELYLTLGEIDALISIASYRDGLNKYIQPSLTHKGKFLYTTNLIHPLIKNPVPNSISINNHGIIITGSNMSGKSTFLRTVGANAILAQTIYTCVADSYSSSFFNIVTSIKPGDDLLGGKSYYLAEAEALLRIINSSKEKIPCLCMIDEIYRGTNPIERISASCEILNYLSNHNALAIVATHDLQLTTMSTGYKCYYFKEDVTNAGLTFDYTIKEGISPTRNAVKILKFLGYPTEILKKTQERIKAIE; this is translated from the coding sequence ATGCTAATTACAAAACGTATAAAATCTTATTTTAATAAAAGAAATTTAAAATTCATACAATCTGCTTATGGAAAACCTATAAAAAGAAAACGTAATTTAGATAAAATTAAATCATTTTTTAACTACATACATAATGCATCTGATGGAATCGATGATATTACATGGGCAGATTTAAATATGGATGATATGTTTTGCCAAATGGATAGAACATTTTCAAATCCAGGTGAACAAGTTCTATATAAAATTTTAAGAACACCTACTACTGACGAATCTTTACTAAAAAAACGAGATACTATAATAGATTTTTTTCAAAATAATAAAAACATAAGAGAAAATATATCTTTATCACTACATAAACTAGGTAAAACTAATGCCTATATTGATACTATTTTATTTAAAGAAATCATTAAACATCCTTATTTGAAATCTATCTCTTATATCTGTTCTATATCATTTGCTCTCTCATTAATAATGTGTTCTATTATAGGATTTTTGAAAACCAGCCTAGTAATATTACTTTTATCTTTTTTTAATATGTATATTCACTATAAACTAGATCGCATTATTAAAGAAGAAGTTTTATCTGTAGTTTACTTTGGTAACGCTATAAGCACATCAGCAAATATATGTACACTTAACTGTCCGGAGTTACAAGACTATGCAAATAAATTGATACCACTTATTAAAAAATTAAATACTATACGTAAAAATACATTAATTATAAATAGATTGGATAGTGTTGATTTATTTGGTGACTATATAAACATATTATTTCTTATTAAAGAAATAAGTTATTTTAAATCAATTGATACAATAATAAAATATAAAAAAGAGTTATTAGAATTATATTTAACCTTGGGAGAAATAGATGCACTTATATCTATTGCATCTTATAGAGATGGTTTAAATAAATATATTCAACCTTCTCTTACACATAAAGGTAAATTTCTTTATACCACTAACTTAATTCATCCTTTAATAAAAAATCCCGTTCCTAACTCCATAAGTATAAATAATCACGGAATAATAATAACAGGTTCAAATATGTCTGGTAAATCCACATTTTTAAGAACTGTAGGAGCAAATGCTATTTTAGCCCAAACTATATACACTTGTGTTGCTGATTCTTATTCTAGTAGTTTCTTCAACATAGTAACTTCCATTAAACCTGGTGACGATTTGCTTGGAGGCAAAAGCTATTACTTAGCTGAAGCCGAAGCATTACTTAGAATAATAAACTCAAGTAAAGAAAAAATACCTTGTCTTTGTATGATTGATGAAATTTATAGAGGTACTAACCCCATTGAAAGAATAAGTGCATCATGTGAAATATTAAATTATTTATCAAACCATAATGCTCTAGCAATAGTTGCAACTCATGATTTGCAACTTACTACAATGTCCACGGGATATAAATGTTATTATTTTAAAGAAGATGTTACCAACGCTGGCCTTACTTTTGACTATACAATTAAAGAAGGTATATCACCTACTCGAAATGCTGTAAAAATATTAAAATTTCTAGGATATCCTACTGAAATATTAAAGAAAACTCAAGAAAGAATAAAAGCCATTGAATGA
- a CDS encoding sugar phosphate nucleotidyltransferase, with protein MKAVIIAGGLGNRLRPLTCSIPKPMMPIADKPIIQYTIELLKRNDIKDIAITLQYMSDYIVNYLGDGKKFGVKITYFIEEMPLGTGGSVKNAHEFLNDTFIVISGDALIDIDLSEVIKYHKNRKSIATLVTKKVDLPLEYGVVITDNSGRIIKFLEKPSWSEVFSDKVNTGIYVLEPKVLSYYDENENFDFSKHLFPMLLENEEPMFVYTTKGYWCDIGNIEEYHNCNMDLLKGIINLKLNGKKYLQNIWVGKNSIISPKVKINPPVFIGENTKIYGSAEIGPYTILGNNNIIKSNVSIKKSITFDNCYIGDHSQIRGGILGKNVQIKDRTSIFENSVIGNNTIVESKVTINPAVKVWPNKLIDSGSILSSNYKWGEKYSKTIFGKKGVKGIINVDITPEFISKLASSAAQLLNDNKKIVIGCSENVVGEMLKHSLITGLLSMGVEVYDLNTTPNIVIRHAVVFFKADGAINITVDKDNPEKVTILFMNKNGIEIDKDMKRKIENNFNREDFRRVTGDEIKRIKYCDEILKEYVKNIIKRLNVDQIKKNNYNIILSCNNSIIINLIREIGLKIHVNIKIYNKLKHITKLKEEVLKESASMGIYIDDEGENAIIIDELGNVIKEENYKILKSFIMLKTCKFSTLAVPVNESKAMERIAYICGAKFIRTKISEDKVLEAYMNKEKDLSVDEIINEYLFTLDAIGTFIFILNLMAAYKVKISKINSILPKYYNYKKQIYCPWNKKGKVMRNLIEGNDFNVLEIIEGVSINYEEAWALILPDSDEPSCKIYIESKDKSKGKHIRHELDKKIQKILNENNYSEESS; from the coding sequence ATGAAGGCAGTAATAATTGCTGGCGGATTAGGAAATAGATTAAGACCACTTACATGTAGTATACCCAAGCCGATGATGCCTATTGCAGATAAACCGATTATACAGTATACAATAGAACTTTTAAAAAGAAATGATATAAAGGATATAGCTATAACTCTTCAGTATATGTCAGATTATATAGTAAATTATTTAGGTGATGGAAAGAAATTTGGAGTTAAAATAACATATTTTATAGAAGAAATGCCACTAGGAACTGGTGGTAGTGTCAAAAATGCTCATGAATTTTTGAATGACACATTTATTGTTATTAGTGGAGATGCTTTAATAGATATAGATTTATCTGAAGTAATTAAATATCATAAAAATAGAAAATCTATAGCAACATTAGTAACAAAAAAAGTTGATTTGCCATTGGAATATGGAGTTGTTATTACAGATAATAGCGGTAGAATTATTAAGTTCTTAGAAAAACCTAGTTGGAGTGAAGTGTTTAGTGATAAAGTTAATACTGGAATATATGTGTTAGAACCTAAAGTGCTTTCCTATTATGATGAAAATGAAAATTTTGATTTTAGTAAACATCTATTTCCTATGTTATTAGAAAATGAGGAACCAATGTTCGTATATACAACTAAAGGATATTGGTGTGATATAGGTAATATTGAAGAGTATCATAACTGCAATATGGATTTATTAAAAGGAATTATTAATTTAAAGCTCAATGGAAAAAAATATTTACAAAATATATGGGTAGGCAAAAATAGTATAATAAGTCCTAAAGTTAAAATAAATCCGCCTGTATTTATAGGAGAGAATACTAAAATATATGGTTCAGCGGAAATAGGACCATATACTATTTTAGGAAATAACAATATAATAAAATCCAATGTTTCAATAAAGAAAAGTATTACATTTGATAATTGTTATATTGGAGATCATTCACAAATAAGAGGAGGTATATTAGGTAAAAATGTTCAGATAAAAGATAGAACATCAATATTTGAAAATTCAGTAATAGGAAATAATACTATAGTTGAAAGTAAAGTTACTATAAATCCAGCAGTGAAGGTTTGGCCAAATAAATTAATAGATTCAGGATCAATACTAAGTTCAAATTATAAGTGGGGAGAAAAATATTCCAAGACTATATTTGGTAAAAAAGGTGTTAAAGGTATAATAAATGTTGATATAACCCCAGAATTTATATCTAAACTTGCATCATCAGCAGCTCAGTTATTAAATGATAATAAAAAGATAGTCATAGGATGTAGTGAAAATGTGGTGGGAGAAATGCTTAAGCATTCTTTGATTACTGGACTTTTATCTATGGGAGTTGAAGTATATGATTTAAATACTACGCCTAATATTGTTATAAGACATGCAGTTGTTTTTTTTAAAGCAGATGGAGCAATAAACATTACGGTGGATAAAGATAATCCTGAAAAAGTTACTATATTATTTATGAATAAAAATGGTATAGAAATTGATAAAGATATGAAAAGAAAAATAGAAAATAATTTTAATAGAGAAGATTTTAGAAGAGTAACTGGAGACGAAATAAAAAGAATTAAATACTGTGATGAAATATTAAAAGAGTATGTTAAAAATATTATAAAAAGATTAAATGTAGATCAGATAAAGAAAAATAACTATAATATTATTTTAAGTTGTAACAATAGTATAATTATTAATTTAATAAGAGAAATAGGATTAAAGATTCATGTAAATATTAAGATTTATAATAAATTAAAGCATATAACAAAACTTAAAGAGGAAGTCTTAAAAGAGAGTGCTAGCATGGGGATATATATAGATGATGAAGGTGAAAATGCAATTATTATAGATGAGTTAGGTAATGTAATAAAAGAAGAAAATTATAAAATTTTAAAATCATTTATTATGCTTAAAACATGTAAGTTTAGTACTCTCGCAGTGCCAGTAAATGAATCTAAAGCTATGGAAAGGATAGCATACATTTGTGGTGCAAAGTTCATAAGAACAAAAATATCTGAAGATAAGGTTTTAGAAGCGTATATGAATAAAGAAAAAGATTTAAGTGTGGATGAGATTATCAATGAATATTTATTTACTTTAGATGCTATAGGAACTTTTATATTTATATTAAATTTGATGGCAGCGTATAAAGTTAAAATATCAAAAATAAATAGTATATTGCCTAAGTATTATAATTATAAAAAACAAATTTATTGCCCGTGGAATAAAAAAGGAAAAGTCATGAGAAATTTGATTGAAGGCAATGACTTTAATGTTTTAGAAATCATAGAGGGAGTAAGTATTAATTATGAAGAAGCATGGGCTTTAATCCTTCCAGATAGTGATGAACCCTCATGTAAGATTTATATTGAATCAAAAGATAAATCTAAGGGAAAACATATAAGGCATGAGTTAGATAAAAAAATACAGAAAATATTAAATGAAAATAATTATAGTGAGGAATCCTCATAA
- the gdhA gene encoding NADP-specific glutamate dehydrogenase: MDANKYVQKVFDELLERNPGQAEFHQAVKEVLHSLVPVMEKHPEYIENGILDRIVEPERQIMFRVPWVDDNGKVRVNRGFRVQFNSAIGPYKGGLRFHPSVNLSIIKFLGFEQIFKNSLTGLPIGGGKGGSDFDPKGKSDMEIMRFCQSFITELYKYIGQDTDVPAGDIGVGGREVGYMYGQYKRIRSMYEAGVLTGKGLTFGGSLARTEATGYGLVYFVNEMLQDKGMSFEGKKVVVSGSGNVATYAIQKVQMLGGTVVACSDSNGYIYDKNGINLDTLKQIKEVERKRVKEYIKYHPEAEYHEGKGIWNISCDIALPCATQNELNEEDAKVLVKNGVIAVGEGANMPSTLEAISVFLENGILFAPAKAANAGGVAVSALEMSQNSMRYSWSFEEVDEKLHNIMKNIYKNAVECAEKYGHKDNLVVGANIAGFIKVAEAMLAQGIV, from the coding sequence ATGGACGCTAACAAATATGTACAAAAAGTATTTGATGAATTATTAGAGAGAAATCCAGGTCAAGCTGAATTCCACCAAGCAGTTAAAGAAGTTTTACATTCTTTAGTACCTGTAATGGAAAAGCATCCTGAATATATTGAAAATGGTATTTTAGACAGAATAGTTGAACCAGAAAGACAAATAATGTTCAGAGTACCTTGGGTTGATGATAATGGTAAGGTAAGAGTAAATAGAGGATTTAGAGTACAATTTAATAGTGCTATAGGACCTTATAAAGGTGGATTAAGATTCCATCCAAGTGTAAACTTAAGTATAATAAAATTCTTAGGATTTGAACAAATTTTTAAAAATTCTCTTACAGGTCTTCCAATAGGTGGAGGTAAAGGTGGTTCTGATTTCGATCCAAAAGGAAAAAGTGATATGGAAATCATGAGATTTTGCCAAAGCTTTATAACTGAACTTTATAAGTACATAGGACAAGATACAGATGTTCCAGCTGGTGACATTGGAGTAGGTGGAAGAGAAGTTGGATACATGTATGGTCAATATAAGAGAATTAGAAGCATGTATGAAGCAGGAGTTTTAACTGGTAAGGGATTAACTTTTGGAGGAAGCCTTGCTAGAACAGAAGCTACAGGTTATGGTCTTGTATATTTCGTAAATGAAATGTTACAAGATAAAGGTATGAGTTTTGAAGGTAAAAAAGTTGTAGTATCTGGTTCTGGTAATGTTGCAACTTACGCAATACAAAAGGTACAAATGTTAGGTGGAACAGTAGTTGCATGTAGTGACTCTAATGGATATATATATGATAAAAATGGAATTAATTTAGATACATTAAAACAAATAAAAGAAGTAGAAAGAAAGAGAGTAAAAGAATATATTAAGTATCACCCAGAAGCTGAATATCATGAAGGAAAAGGCATTTGGAATATATCTTGCGATATAGCTCTTCCATGTGCAACTCAAAATGAATTAAATGAAGAAGATGCTAAAGTATTAGTTAAAAATGGAGTAATAGCAGTAGGAGAAGGTGCAAATATGCCATCAACTTTAGAAGCTATTTCTGTATTCTTAGAAAATGGAATATTATTTGCACCTGCAAAGGCAGCTAATGCTGGTGGAGTTGCTGTTTCAGCACTTGAAATGTCTCAAAATAGTATGAGATATTCTTGGTCATTTGAAGAAGTTGATGAAAAGTTACACAATATAATGAAAAATATATACAAAAATGCAGTAGAATGTGCAGAAAAGTATGGTCATAAAGATAACCTAGTAGTAGGAGCTAATATAGCAGGATTTATAAAAGTTGCTGAGGCAATGCTTGCTCAAGGAATAGTATAG
- a CDS encoding ABC transporter ATP-binding protein has product MLELKNLSLEVEQNDKKVSILDNINLTLQDNKIYVITGPNGGGKSSLCKMMMGIYKSTSGNIILDGEDITSLDITERAQRKIGYAFQQPPYFKGMTVRGFLNLAGRESKEKVDVHELLADVGLCAKDYIDREINSSLSGGELKRIEIASVLARDLKLAIFDEPEAGIDLWSFQRLVETFTTMHNNRNTTIVIISHQERIINLADEVIVLANGKIQKTTSKEDIISEIKAQAACDYCETCETRR; this is encoded by the coding sequence ATGCTAGAATTAAAGAACTTATCATTAGAAGTTGAGCAAAATGATAAAAAAGTTAGTATTTTGGATAATATAAATTTAACATTGCAGGATAATAAAATTTATGTTATTACAGGACCTAATGGGGGAGGTAAATCATCTCTATGTAAAATGATGATGGGAATATATAAATCTACTTCAGGTAACATAATTTTAGATGGAGAAGACATTACAAGTCTTGATATAACGGAAAGAGCTCAAAGAAAGATTGGATATGCATTTCAACAACCACCATATTTCAAAGGTATGACAGTAAGAGGATTTTTAAATCTTGCAGGAAGAGAAAGCAAAGAAAAAGTTGATGTACATGAATTATTAGCGGATGTTGGACTTTGTGCTAAAGATTATATAGATAGAGAAATTAATTCAAGCCTTTCAGGTGGAGAACTTAAAAGAATAGAAATAGCGTCAGTACTTGCTAGGGATTTAAAATTAGCAATTTTTGATGAACCGGAAGCTGGTATAGATTTATGGAGTTTTCAAAGACTTGTTGAAACTTTTACTACTATGCATAACAACAGAAACACTACAATAGTAATAATTTCTCACCAAGAAAGAATAATTAACTTAGCCGATGAAGTTATTGTTCTAGCTAATGGTAAGATACAAAAAACTACAAGTAAAGAAGACATCATAAGTGAAATAAAGGCTCAAGCAGCTTGTGATTATTGTGAAACCTGTGAAACAAGGAGGTAG
- a CDS encoding glycosyltransferase family 4 protein: protein MKILMLSWEYPPKNVGGLSNHVYHLAHSLASIGHEIHIITCQEGTAAIKENSNGVLVHRVEPYKIPTDDFVKWIMQLNFAMIEEGIRLIKEEGKFDIIHSHDWLSAYSAKTLKWAFNIPIVCTIHATEYGRNNGIKTEIQRYISYVEGNLAYESWRTIVCSKYMREEINRLFSEPWEKIWVIPNGVKVKEFQKSFNKQKFKLRYAKENEKVVIYVGRHVFEKGIQVLIDAIPDVIKEYNNIKFVICGMGAMTEELKVKVKNRGLLNNVTFTGYISDIEKKMLYSIADIAVFPSLYEPFGIVALEAMAAKCPVIASDVGGFSEIINHRVNGMKFICGCSNSLKDNILEILSDDMLSHNLKENAFKNVIEKYSWTHVALLTIQVYKEVLNQVKGTEWENKI, encoded by the coding sequence ATGAAAATATTAATGCTATCTTGGGAATATCCACCTAAAAATGTTGGGGGATTATCAAATCATGTATATCATTTAGCACATAGTTTAGCAAGTATAGGACATGAAATTCATATAATTACTTGTCAAGAAGGAACAGCTGCTATTAAAGAAAATAGTAATGGAGTATTGGTTCATAGAGTAGAACCATATAAAATACCTACAGATGATTTTGTGAAATGGATAATGCAACTTAATTTTGCAATGATAGAAGAAGGTATAAGACTTATAAAAGAAGAAGGAAAATTTGATATTATACATTCTCATGATTGGCTTTCAGCATATAGTGCAAAAACATTAAAATGGGCTTTTAATATACCAATAGTTTGTACTATACATGCAACTGAATATGGGAGAAACAATGGAATAAAAACAGAAATACAAAGGTATATATCTTATGTGGAAGGCAATCTTGCCTATGAATCATGGAGAACTATTGTTTGTAGCAAGTATATGAGAGAAGAAATTAATAGATTGTTTTCAGAGCCTTGGGAGAAAATATGGGTTATTCCCAATGGAGTTAAGGTAAAAGAATTTCAGAAAAGTTTTAACAAGCAAAAATTTAAATTAAGATATGCAAAAGAAAATGAGAAGGTTGTCATATATGTAGGAAGACATGTTTTTGAAAAGGGTATACAGGTTTTAATAGATGCAATTCCTGATGTTATTAAAGAATATAATAATATTAAATTTGTTATATGTGGTATGGGAGCTATGACAGAGGAATTAAAAGTTAAAGTAAAAAATAGAGGACTTTTAAATAATGTAACCTTTACAGGATATATAAGTGATATTGAGAAAAAAATGCTTTATAGTATAGCAGACATAGCTGTTTTTCCATCTTTATATGAACCATTTGGAATAGTTGCATTAGAAGCCATGGCAGCTAAATGTCCTGTAATAGCTTCTGATGTAGGGGGCTTTTCAGAAATAATAAATCATAGAGTAAATGGAATGAAGTTTATATGTGGATGCTCTAATAGTTTAAAAGATAATATTTTAGAAATTTTAAGTGATGATATGCTTTCACATAATTTAAAAGAAAATGCCTTTAAAAATGTTATAGAAAAGTATTCTTGGACACATGTAGCATTATTGACAATTCAAGTTTATAAGGAAGTTTTAAATCAAGTGAAAGGAACTGAGTGGGAAAATAAAATTTAA